One Dictyostelium discoideum AX4 chromosome 3 chromosome, whole genome shotgun sequence genomic region harbors:
- the ptpC gene encoding phosphotyrosine phosphatase ptp3, which translates to MISSSMSYRHSTNSVYTLNPHLNIPISTSTTIPPTSFYANNTPEMIQSQSENTNTNNINNSSSNINNNNNNTPDSMSMSTSLSSSPSVSFNHLDLNSINNKINNNTTTNNNNNNNNNNDDKFDTNALKLSNTMIIKNNNNNNNNNNNNNNNNNNNNNNNNNNNNNNNNNNNNNNNNNNNNNNNNNNNSNSNIEINVPSIQFDNEPAMEVDSVAPLNVPSNHTRTTLAMHNTKSLSTSNIGLLNILPNQQSSSSSSLSSTTTTTTTTSSSLLMPQSLFNNSTYNNHHNNNNSSNAGIVGGLNGSTSSLPTQAQVQLQQMQQQMQQHQQHQYKKANLSSLSTVVDNNLNNNPMNTSTSSPAQPNASPFSFSSSSLFSNSSLSNSGSGSASTTSTSTSSSNSMSSSPPPSLKTSFSQLDEDREKMRLEFEMIKKPEMASKKSHKHHQRHYSHNDLDNRKHDEEKFFSALQPNNYGKNRYHDVLPNESTRVRLTPIESGDGDYINANYINGEVPNSYRYYIACQAPLPSTIKDFWRMVWEERSSVIVCLTKLEENGKKKADVYYPETSQAQEYGSFWIHLHKKVMFKDIGVSSLHLYKKGEEFPREVVLLHYTQWPDCGAPPSSSHIRTLSVMVNTFKARGSAKNTNGPVIVHCSAGIGRSGTFISININMAKIERFGNDPSQMNISIKDSVLELRRQRRGMVQTLDQYIFIFKVINDVLTDMGIRSLSSPSKRRSCEMIKSTPMPRLDISIPPPLTFTPKDFQSSISPSTDMIASLSIITQMTQTLKFPPQQQQDNPFSKSSIKISPSPLNSTNISIPKNQQFQHPFQIQPQLDLNLQQQQQQSSQQLNDNPPLNMSSNSIKFPPVTSLSSCHLFEDSKNNDNNNKQQQQQQQQQQKNNQQCSGFSHFLNNNNNNDNNGSSGGGFNGSFLFNSNNSGSSSTNSECSNNNKNNNNNSNNNNNNNNNKNSDNNGTKDKDENDSCESPRVTPIKCF; encoded by the exons ATGATATCAAGTTCTATGAGCTACAGACATAGTACAAATTCAGTGTACACACTGAACCCACATTTGAATATTCCAATTTCAACATCGACAACAATTCCACCAACTAGTTTTTATGCAAACAATACACCAGAAATGATTCAATCTCAAAGTGaaaataccaataccaataatattaataatagcagcagcaatatcaacaacaataataataatactccAGATTCAATGTCGATGTCAACATCTTTatcttcatcaccatcagTTTCATTTAAtcatttagatttaaatagtattaataataaaattaataataacaccaccaccaataataacaataataataataataataatgatgataaattcGATACAAATGCATTAAAATTGTCAAATACaatgataattaaaaataataataataataataataataataataataataataataataataataataataataataataataataataataataataataataataataataataataataataataataataataataataataataataataataataataatagtaatagtaatatagaAATAAATGTACCATCAATTCAATTTGACAATGAACCAGCAATGGAGGTTGATTCAGTGGCACCATTGAATGTTCCATCAAATCATACCAGAACAACATTGGCAATGCATAATACAAAATCTTTATCAACATCAAACATTGgtcttttaaatattttaccaAATCAGcaatcatcatcttcatcatcattatcatcaacaacaacaacaacaacaacaacatcttcatctttattGATGCCTCAATCACTTTTTAATAACAGCACttataataatcatcataataataataatagctcAAATGCTGGCATTGTTGGTGGATTAAATggatcaacatcatcattaccAACACAAGCACAGgtacaattacaacaaatgcaacaacaaatgcaacaacatcaacaacatcaatacAAGAAAGCAAATCTTTCAAGTTTATCAACAGTTGTGGACAACAACCTCAATAATAACCCAATGAATACAAGTACAAGTAGTCCAGCACAACCAAATGCAAgtccattttcattttcttcttcttcacttTTTTCAAActcttcattatcaaatagtGGTAGTGGATCGGCATCAACTACATCCACATCTACCTCTTCAAGTAATAGTATGTCATCTTCACCACCACCCTCATTAAAAACCTCATTCTCTCAATTGGATGAAGATAGGGAAAAAATGAGATTAGAGTTTGAAATGATAAAGAAACCAGAGATGGCTTCAAAGAAATCACACAAACATCATCAAAGACATTACAGTCATAATGACTTGGATAATAGGAAACATGATGAAGAGAAGTTTTTCAGTGCTCTTCAACCAAATAACTATGGAAAGAATAGATATCATGACGTCTTACCTAATGAATCTACTAGAGTACGTCTTACACCAATTGAAAGTGGTGATGGAGATTATATAAATGCAAACTATATTAATGGTGAAGTTCCAAATTCATATAGATATTATATTGCTTGTCAAGCTCCACTCCCTTCAACTATTAAAGATTTTTGGAGAATGGTTTGGGAAG agAGATCATCAGTAATTGTATGTTTAACAAAATTAGAAGAAAATGGTAAAAAGAAAGCAGATGTATATTATCCAGAAACTTCACAAGCACAAGAGTATGGATCATTTTGGATTCATTTACATAAGAAAGTTATGTTTAAAGATATTGGAGTTAGTTCATTacatttatataaaaagGGAGAGGAATTTCCAAGAGAGGTAGTTTTATTACATTATACACAATGGCCAGATTGTGGTGCACctccatcatcatcacacaTTAGAACTCTTTCGGTTATGGTCAATACATTCAAAGCGAGAGGTAGTGCTAAAAATACTAATGGTCCAGTTATAGTCCACTGTTCTGCAGGCATTGGACGATCGGGTACATTCATTAGCATCAATATAAATATGGCAAAGATTGAGAGATTTGGAAATGATCCATCTCAAATGAACATCTCAATCAAGGATTCAGTTTTAGAATTGAGAAGACAACGTAGAGGTATGGTTCAAACTTTGGACCAATAcatcttcattttcaagGTTATCAATGATGTACTTACCGATATGGGTATTCGTTCACTTTCATCTCCATCGAAACGAAGATCCTGTGAAATGATTAAAAGTACACCAATGCCAAGATTGGATATTtcaataccaccaccattaaccTTTACACCAAAAGATTTTCAATCTTCAATTTCACCTTCAACCGATATGATCGCCTCCTTATCAATTATAACCCAAATGACTCAAACTCTAAAATtcccaccacaacaacaacaagataatcctttttcaaaatcatcaattaaaatttcaccttcacctttaaattcaacaaatataTCAATACCGAAgaatcaacaatttcaacatccttttcaaattcaaccaCAATTAGATCTTAaccttcaacaacaacaacaacaatcatctCAACAACTAAATGATAATCCACCTTTAAATATGAGTAGTAATAGCATTAAATTTCCACCTGTAACATCTTTATCATCTTGTCATTTATTTGAagatagtaaaaataatgataataataataaacaacaacaacagcagcaacaacaacaacaaaaaaataatcaacaatgTAGTGGTTTttcacattttttaaataataataataataatgataacaatGGTTCTTCAGGTGGAGGATTTAATGGCtcatttttgtttaataGTAACAACAGTGGATCATCTTCAACTAATTCTGAAtgttctaataataataaaaacaataataataatagtaacaacaataataataataataataacaaaaatagcgataataatggtacaaaagataaagatgaaaatgattctTGTGAATCACCAAGAGTTACAccaattaaatgtttttaa
- the nvl gene encoding AAA ATPase domain-containing protein, translating to MVNKKYTSGQNENEKLMDRIEKLDLSESNILNNDFITNELRKVYPEYNRKPLKGFKQLVEKAMNQIIKNLSSCESSENEDGDNKMEESDGDDVEIISPPLPPPSSNILNEQLTSQYKQNIKNTPPTTTTTTPAKRNRDENIPSNVNSNNNNNNNNNAINSNTTTNNVNTPNSKPKKKLKNSSNGNNVFQFSNNNNNNGNNKDNNLSNGLIPTINFSNLGGVESCLRDIREHIEYPICHPEIYSHLGVEPPRGILLHGPSGCGKTLLAKAIAGELKVPLFAISATEITSGVSGESEARVRTLFSNAIAQAPCIIFIDEIDAIAPKRESASKDMERRIVSQLLTCMDSLNYLSSNNSTNEPNEQTEQQQQQQQDIIEVDSQATTTTTASNNNNKQQKNDFKKGHVIVIGATNRPESLDTALRIGGRFDKEICLGIPDQTARCKILKVITSKMRLENNFDYEEIATLTPGYVGADINLLVKEAATNSVNRIFTSNLNGASSSSSSSSSSTTNINNIGLSTELLISKEPLEPEKLNSLYIEMIDFKKALKKVVPAAKREGFATIPNVTWDDVGALSGVREELTNSILRPIRYPKKYKNMGIDSPAGVLMYGPPGCGKTLLAKAIASECQANFISVKGPELLNKYVGESERAVRQVFQRAAASSPCVIFFDEFDALAPKRGGGDGGGNQATERVVNQLLTEMDGLEKRSEVFIIAATNRPDIIDAAMCRPGRLDKMVYVPLPSPEERCEILKTLTHKIPIHQDVDLIKVGTDLRCHSFSGADLSLLVKEAANHAISRGFDNNSTEPDTVTMEDFIFALSKIKPSVSRKDELMYDKLNNDINKSRDKKPNNSNNIPITNNIPITNNNNNMIIN from the exons atggtaaataaaaaatatacttctggtcaaaatgaaaatgaaaagttAATGGAtagaattgaaaaattagatttaagtgagtcaaatattttaaacaatGATTTTATTACAAATGAATTAAGAAAAGTCTATCCGGAATATAACAGAAAACCATTAAAAGGATTTAAACAATTGGTTGAAAAag caaTGAACcagattattaaaaacctTTCGTCTTGTGAATCATCAGAGAACGaagatggtgataataaaatgGAAGAATCAGATGGAGATGATGTAGAGATAAtttcaccaccactaccaccaccatcatcaaatattttaaatgaacaATTAACATCACAATACaaacaaaatattaaaaatacaccaccaacaacaacaactacaacaccaGCAAAAAGAAATAGAGATGAAAATATACCATCAAatgtaaatagtaataataataataataataataataatgcaattaatagtaataccacaacaaataatgtaaatacaCCAAActcaaaaccaaaaaagaaattaaagaatagttcaaatggtaataatgtattccaattttcaaataataataataataatggtaataataaagataataatttaagtaATGGATTAATaccaacaattaatttttcaaatcttGGTGGTGTTGAATCATGTTTAAGAGATATTAGAGAACATATTGAATATCCAATTTGTCATCCAGAGATTTACTCACATTTAGGTGTTGAACCACCAAGAGGTATTTTATTACATGGTCCATCTGGATGTGGTAAAACCTTATTAGCAAAAGCAATTGCAGGTGAATTAAAAGTACCTTTGTTTGCAATATCTGCAACTGAAATTACAAGTGGTGTTAGTGGTGAATCTGAAGCTAGAGTTAGAACATTGTTTAGCAATGCAATTGCACAAGCACCATGTATCATTTTTATCGATGAAATTGATGCAATCGCTCCAAAAAGAGAATCTGCTTCAAAGGATATGGAAAGAAGAATTGTATCACAATTATTAACTTGTATGGAtagtttaaattatttatcatcTAACAATTCAACAAATGAACCAAATGAACAAACtgagcaacaacaacaacaacaacaagatatAATTGAAGTTGATTCACAagcaactacaacaactacagcatcaaataataataataaacaacaaaaaaatgattttaaaaaaggacatgtaattgtaattggtGCAACAAATAGACCAGAATCATTAGATACAGCATTAAGAATTGGTGGTAGATTTGATAAGGAAATTTGTTTAGGTATACCAGATCAAACAGCAAGATGTAAAATATTAAAGGTTATTACATCAAAGATGAGATTGGAGAATAATTTCGATTATGAAGAGATTGCAACATTAACACCAGGTTATGTTGGTGcagatattaatttattagttAAAGAAGCAGCAACCAATTCAGTAAATAGAATATTTACAagtaatttaaatggtgcatcatcatcatcatcatcatcatcatcatctactactaatataaacaatattggtttatcaacagaattattaatttcaaaagaacCATTAGAACCAGAGAAATTGAATAGTTTATATATTGAaatgattgattttaaaaaagcaTTGAAAAAAGTTGTACCAGCAGCAAAAAGAGAAGGTTTTGCAACTATTCCAAATGTTACATGGGATGATGTTGGTGCATTAAGTGGTGTAAGGGAGGAGTTAACCAATTCAATTCTTAGACCAATTAGATATCcaaagaaatataaaaatatggGTATTGATTCGCCTGCCGGTGTTTTAATGTATGGTCCACCAGGTTGTGGTAAAACCCTATTAGCTAAAGCAATCGCATCAGAATGTCAAGCTAATTTCATATCAGTTAAAGGACCTGAACTTTTGAATAAATACGTTGGTGAATCTGAACGTGCCGTACGTCAAGTATTCCAAAGGGCAGCAGCATCATCACCATGTGTTATCTTTTTCGATGAATTTGACGCATTGGCCCCAAAAagaggtggtggtgatggtggagGTAACCAAGCTACTGAAAGAGTTGTAAATCAATTACTCACAGAAATGGATGGTTTAGAGAAACGTTCCGAAGTATTCATAATTGCTGCAACCAATAGACCTGATATTATCGATGCTGCAATGTGTAGACCAGGTCGTCTTGATAAAATGGTTTATGTTCCATTACCATCACCAGAGGAAAGATGTGAAATCCTTAAAACTCTCACTCATAAGATTCCAATTCACCAAGATGTTGATCTAATTAAAGTTGGTACCGATCTTCGTTGTCATTCATTCTCTGGTGCTGATCTTTCATTATTAGTTAAAGAAGCAGCAAATCATGCTATTAGTCGTGGTTTCGATAATAACTCTACTGAACCAGATACTGTAACAATGGAAGATTTCATTTTCGCTCTCTCTAAAATTAAACCTTCCGTTTCCAGAAAAGATGAATTAATgtatgataaattaaataatgacattaataaatctagagataaaaaaccaaataattcaaataatattccaataacaaataatatcccaataaccaataataataataatatgataataaattaa